A genome region from Pleurocapsa minor HA4230-MV1 includes the following:
- the glpD gene encoding glycerol-3-phosphate dehydrogenase, with protein sequence MRDLAQIQQREYDVIIIGGGINGAGVARDAAIRGLNTILVEQNDFASGSSSWSSRLIHGGLRYLEYFEFPLVRESLKEREVLLQTAPHLVAPLQLTIPIYHDRSRPYSQIWAGMILYDLFSYNKTLPTHRMLPEKKFKQLFRTLEPENLVGAAQYYDAQVALAERLCLENIISAQNAGAIAFNYLEVTELAIADDRITDVVCQDKLTGENITISGSKDAIIINTAGPWIDRVCQRGRKGGDRFFIGKTNKNGSTKGSHIVVDKFPGAPETTLYVEAKSDGRPFFIIPWLGKYLIGTTDLPYKDDLAQIKADNAEIDYLLQETNNIIPKANLRRDDVKFTYSGVRPLPNSEGKKPGSITRKHIIFDHRREGVVNLWSLIGGKLTTYRHVGEQIVDKILKRLKRSPISCQTASLPLPGCILPNDPRIQQTIDEYQSTLAIETIYYLFSVYGAIAIEVLALTKENPALREYISPDLPDIKAQIVYAVTNEFAHTLVDILRRRTTLAMNGDYGMNLLPVVTKTLQQYCGWEQSQCDRACADYRFYLEHNCIPDYQL encoded by the coding sequence ATGCGAGATTTAGCACAGATTCAACAGAGAGAATACGATGTAATTATTATCGGTGGTGGAATTAACGGAGCAGGTGTCGCCAGAGATGCTGCCATCAGGGGACTAAATACGATTCTGGTGGAGCAGAATGATTTTGCTAGCGGTAGCTCTAGCTGGTCTAGCCGTCTCATTCACGGTGGTTTGCGCTATTTAGAGTATTTTGAGTTTCCCTTGGTTAGAGAGTCTTTAAAAGAGCGAGAAGTGTTACTTCAGACCGCACCGCATTTGGTTGCTCCACTACAGCTTACTATTCCTATTTATCACGATCGCTCTCGTCCCTATAGTCAGATTTGGGCAGGAATGATCCTTTACGATCTTTTTAGCTACAATAAAACCCTCCCCACCCATCGGATGTTGCCCGAGAAGAAGTTTAAGCAGCTATTCCGCACCCTTGAGCCAGAAAACTTGGTAGGTGCTGCACAGTATTACGATGCTCAGGTAGCTTTAGCAGAGCGTCTTTGTTTAGAAAACATTATCTCGGCTCAAAATGCTGGAGCGATCGCCTTTAACTATCTGGAAGTAACGGAATTAGCGATCGCAGATGACCGCATTACTGATGTTGTTTGTCAAGACAAGCTCACGGGAGAAAATATTACCATCTCAGGTAGCAAAGATGCCATCATTATTAACACCGCAGGGCCCTGGATCGATCGGGTATGTCAGCGAGGTCGTAAAGGGGGAGATCGATTTTTTATTGGTAAGACAAATAAGAATGGTAGTACGAAAGGTAGTCATATTGTAGTTGATAAATTTCCTGGCGCACCCGAAACAACTCTCTACGTTGAGGCAAAATCTGATGGTCGTCCTTTCTTTATTATTCCTTGGCTGGGCAAGTATCTCATCGGCACTACCGATCTACCCTACAAAGATGATCTCGCTCAGATCAAAGCTGACAATGCTGAAATTGACTATTTATTGCAGGAAACTAATAATATCATTCCCAAGGCTAATTTAAGACGGGATGATGTTAAGTTCACCTATTCTGGTGTCCGTCCTTTACCTAACTCTGAGGGGAAAAAACCAGGGAGCATTACCCGTAAGCATATTATCTTCGATCACCGCCGAGAAGGCGTAGTTAATTTATGGTCGCTGATTGGTGGAAAATTAACTACCTATCGCCATGTTGGTGAACAAATAGTTGACAAGATTTTAAAGCGCCTGAAGCGATCGCCAATCTCCTGTCAAACTGCCTCTCTTCCTCTGCCTGGCTGCATTTTACCCAACGATCCACGAATTCAACAGACAATTGATGAATATCAATCTACTCTTGCAATTGAAACAATTTACTATTTATTTTCAGTTTATGGTGCGATCGCCATTGAGGTTTTGGCTTTAACTAAAGAAAATCCTGCTTTAAGAGAGTATATTAGCCCAGATTTACCCGATATTAAAGCTCAGATTGTTTATGCTGTAACTAATGAGTTCGCGCATACTCTAGTCGATATTTTGCGCCGTCGTACCACTTTAGCAATGAATGGTGATTACGGAATGAATCTGCTGCCTGTTGTTACTAAAACTCTGCAACAATACTGTGGCTGGGAGCAGTCACAATGCGATCGCGCCTGCGCTGATTATCGTTTTTATCTGGAACATAATTGCATCCCTGATTATCAGCTATAG